One window of Curtobacterium sp. 458 genomic DNA carries:
- the rplJ gene encoding 50S ribosomal protein L10: MANKEAAVAELTEAFQSSNAVLLTEYRGLTVAQLKELRNSIREHATYAVVKNTLTKIAANNAGISSFDDELAGPSALAFVHGDTVAVAKSLRAFAKANPELVVKGGYFDGNPLSATEVDKLADLESREVLLGKLAGAFKASLFGAAYLFQAPLSQAVRTVDALREKQESAA, encoded by the coding sequence ATGGCGAACAAGGAAGCTGCGGTCGCCGAGCTCACGGAAGCATTCCAGAGCTCGAACGCCGTTCTGCTCACCGAGTACCGCGGTCTCACGGTCGCGCAGCTCAAGGAGCTCCGCAACTCGATCCGTGAGCACGCCACGTACGCCGTGGTGAAGAACACGCTGACCAAGATCGCGGCGAACAACGCCGGCATCTCGTCGTTCGACGACGAGCTCGCCGGTCCGTCCGCTCTCGCCTTCGTCCACGGTGACACCGTCGCCGTCGCGAAGTCGCTGCGTGCATTCGCCAAGGCGAACCCCGAGCTCGTGGTGAAGGGTGGTTACTTCGACGGTAACCCGCTCTCCGCGACCGAGGTGGACAAGCTCGCCGACCTCGAGTCCCGTGAAGTGCTGCTCGGCAAGCTCGCCGGCGCTTTCAAGGCCTCGCTGTTCGGTGCTGCGTACCTGTTCCAGGCACCCCTCTCGCAGGCCGTCCGCACCGTGGACGCCCTCCGCGAGAAGCAGGAGTCCGCGGCCTGA
- a CDS encoding amino acid permease yields MSSAQSPVSLRQQLTRRKPIEDLQAEAAQGVNGEPLRRSLGVWHLTMISVGATLGTGILVVLGTAVPLAGPAVWISFVLAGVAALLSALSYAEMAGAVPTSGSSYSYTYATMGEGIAWVCGWCLVLEYAVSVAAVAVGASEYVDETLRVFGLHLPAAISSPPGEGGLVNLPAAVLVLLATAILLPGARESAWVNTLMVIVKIALLVFFVVVAFTAFRAGNFEPLAPMGAAGVTAAASRLFFSYIGFDAASTAGEEAKNPRRDLPRAIIGSIALITALYILVAIAAIGARTWTSFSDSEASLVRIVVEVTGQPWVALVFSVGAVIAIASVVLTVLYGQTRILLTMARDGLVPKVFGRVSHRTGTPVANTLIVGIVVTVVAALVPLGELADATSIGTLVAFALVNVSVIVLRRTQPGLERSYRVPLFPVVPVLGTLCCVLLAVFLGAGTWIAFGVWMLVGAALYLLWGRRHSSLR; encoded by the coding sequence ATGTCGTCCGCGCAGTCCCCCGTGTCCCTCCGGCAGCAGCTCACCCGCCGCAAACCGATCGAGGACCTCCAGGCCGAGGCCGCCCAGGGCGTCAACGGTGAGCCGCTCCGCCGCTCCCTCGGGGTCTGGCACCTCACGATGATCAGCGTCGGCGCCACCCTCGGCACCGGGATCCTCGTCGTGCTCGGCACCGCGGTCCCGCTCGCCGGTCCCGCCGTCTGGATCTCGTTCGTCCTCGCGGGTGTCGCGGCGCTGCTCTCGGCCCTGTCGTACGCCGAGATGGCCGGTGCGGTGCCGACGTCCGGGTCGAGCTACTCCTACACGTACGCGACGATGGGCGAGGGCATCGCCTGGGTCTGCGGCTGGTGCCTCGTCCTCGAGTACGCCGTGTCGGTGGCGGCGGTCGCGGTCGGTGCGAGCGAGTACGTCGACGAGACCCTGCGCGTGTTCGGGCTGCACCTGCCCGCAGCGATCTCCTCGCCGCCGGGCGAAGGTGGCCTCGTCAACCTGCCGGCGGCGGTGCTGGTGCTCCTCGCCACCGCGATCCTGCTCCCCGGCGCCCGCGAGAGCGCCTGGGTGAACACCCTGATGGTGATCGTGAAGATCGCGCTGCTGGTGTTCTTCGTCGTGGTGGCCTTCACCGCGTTCCGGGCCGGCAACTTCGAGCCCCTCGCACCGATGGGCGCCGCCGGCGTCACCGCGGCGGCCTCGCGCCTGTTCTTCTCCTACATCGGCTTCGACGCCGCGTCGACCGCCGGAGAAGAGGCGAAGAACCCCCGCCGCGATCTCCCCCGCGCGATCATCGGCTCCATCGCCCTCATCACGGCCCTGTACATCCTCGTCGCGATCGCGGCGATCGGCGCTCGCACGTGGACGTCCTTCTCCGACTCCGAGGCGTCGCTCGTCCGGATCGTCGTCGAGGTCACCGGCCAGCCCTGGGTCGCGCTGGTGTTCTCGGTCGGTGCCGTGATCGCCATCGCCAGCGTCGTGCTCACGGTGCTCTACGGGCAGACGCGCATCCTCCTGACGATGGCGCGCGACGGCCTCGTGCCGAAGGTCTTCGGCCGGGTGTCACACCGCACGGGCACCCCGGTCGCGAACACGCTGATCGTCGGCATCGTCGTCACCGTGGTCGCCGCCCTCGTCCCGCTCGGTGAGCTCGCCGACGCGACGAGCATCGGCACGCTCGTGGCCTTCGCCCTCGTCAACGTCTCCGTGATCGTGCTCCGCCGCACGCAGCCCGGGCTCGAGCGCTCGTACCGGGTCCCGCTCTTCCCGGTCGTCCCCGTGCTCGGGACGCTGTGCTGCGTGCTGCTCGCGGTGTTCCTCGGCGCCGGCACGTGGATCGCGTTCGGCGTGTGGATGCTCGTCGGCGCCGCGCTCTACCTCCTCTGGGGCCGCCGCCACAGCAGCCTGCGCTGA
- a CDS encoding ABC transporter ATP-binding protein, with protein sequence MGHGARGGPRGGGRISSGDHAAQKAANAEAPRIPHLLHRISGLFVPHRASIVLTVVLVLVGAALSVIPPLLTQRAFDEGLFPKGGGGPDLPVLYALVAGMVGLWIASAGIGVWQTYLTATVGNKVMGAMRMRLFGHLQRMELAFFTRTKTGIIQSRLQNDVGGVASVLNNTISSVLGNTVTVIAAVVAMLLLSWQMTLVAVVLLPLLVIAQRRVGQVRARIAAQTQESLSDMTAITQEALSVSGILLAKSFNQQRSETQRYGDENRNQIQLQVRQQMSGQWFFAIVQIFLSIIPAIIYVVAAWLIIGDVPITAGTIVAFTTVQSRLLFPTVGLLRVVLDLQTSGALFARIFEYLDLKPAITDSPTAKPVDESRLGHVAFDHVTFAYPDGEPDNPTLRDVSFELQPGQFAAFVGPSGAGKTTVSYLVPRLYEATNGSVRFAGADVRDIEHEDLMRHVGIVSQETYLFHASIGDNLRYARPDATDEELERAARAANIHETIASFPDGYDTIVGERGYRLSGGEKQRIAIARVLLKDPPVLVLDEATSALDSISERVVQTALDTAAAGRTTISIAHRLSTVRDADVIFVLDHGRIVEQGTHDELLDLGGTYATLHRQQNLPVGA encoded by the coding sequence ATGGGACACGGCGCTCGCGGGGGTCCGCGTGGGGGCGGTCGGATCTCGAGCGGCGACCACGCCGCGCAGAAGGCCGCGAACGCCGAGGCGCCCCGGATCCCGCACCTGCTGCACCGCATCTCCGGCCTGTTCGTGCCCCACCGTGCGTCGATCGTGCTGACGGTCGTGCTGGTCCTCGTCGGCGCGGCGCTGTCCGTGATCCCGCCGCTCCTGACCCAGCGCGCCTTCGACGAGGGGCTGTTCCCGAAGGGCGGTGGAGGTCCCGACCTCCCGGTCCTCTACGCCCTGGTGGCGGGCATGGTCGGCCTGTGGATCGCGAGCGCCGGCATCGGCGTCTGGCAGACCTACCTGACCGCGACGGTCGGCAACAAGGTCATGGGCGCGATGCGGATGCGGCTCTTCGGCCACCTGCAGCGCATGGAGCTCGCGTTCTTCACCCGCACCAAGACCGGGATCATCCAGTCGCGGCTGCAGAACGACGTCGGCGGCGTCGCGAGCGTCCTCAACAACACGATCTCCTCGGTGCTCGGCAACACCGTCACGGTGATCGCGGCCGTCGTGGCGATGCTGCTGCTCAGCTGGCAGATGACCCTCGTCGCGGTCGTGCTGCTCCCGCTGCTCGTGATCGCCCAACGCCGTGTGGGACAGGTCCGGGCGCGCATCGCCGCCCAGACGCAGGAGTCGCTGTCGGACATGACCGCGATCACCCAGGAGGCGCTCAGCGTCTCGGGCATCCTCCTCGCGAAGAGCTTCAACCAGCAGCGCAGCGAGACCCAGCGGTACGGCGACGAGAACCGCAACCAGATCCAGCTCCAGGTCCGGCAGCAGATGTCCGGCCAGTGGTTCTTCGCGATCGTGCAGATCTTCCTGTCGATCATCCCCGCGATCATCTACGTCGTCGCGGCCTGGCTGATCATCGGCGACGTCCCGATCACGGCCGGCACGATCGTGGCGTTCACGACGGTGCAGTCCCGCCTGCTCTTCCCGACGGTCGGCCTGCTGCGCGTGGTGCTCGACCTCCAGACGTCGGGCGCCCTGTTCGCCCGGATCTTCGAGTACCTCGACCTGAAACCGGCGATCACCGACTCCCCGACGGCGAAGCCGGTCGACGAGTCCCGGCTCGGGCACGTCGCGTTCGACCACGTGACCTTCGCCTACCCGGACGGCGAGCCCGACAACCCGACGCTCCGGGACGTCTCCTTCGAACTCCAGCCCGGGCAGTTCGCCGCGTTCGTCGGGCCGTCCGGGGCGGGCAAGACCACGGTGTCGTACCTGGTCCCGCGGCTGTACGAGGCGACGAACGGCAGTGTGCGGTTCGCGGGCGCCGACGTCCGCGACATCGAGCACGAGGACCTGATGCGGCACGTCGGGATCGTCAGCCAGGAGACCTACCTCTTCCACGCGTCGATCGGCGACAACCTCCGCTACGCCAGACCGGACGCCACGGACGAGGAACTCGAACGGGCTGCCCGCGCGGCCAACATCCACGAGACGATCGCGTCGTTCCCGGACGGGTACGACACGATCGTGGGCGAGCGGGGCTACCGGCTCTCCGGCGGCGAGAAGCAGCGCATCGCGATCGCGCGCGTACTGCTGAAGGACCCGCCCGTCCTGGTCCTCGACGAGGCCACCAGCGCACTCGACTCGATCTCCGAGCGGGTGGTGCAGACGGCGCTCGACACCGCTGCCGCCGGCCGGACGACCATCTCGATCGCGCACCGACTGTCGACGGTCCGGGACGCCGACGTCATCTTCGTGCTCGACCACGGGCGCATCGTGGAGCAGGGGACGCACGACGAACTCCTCGACCTCGGCGGGACGTACGCGACCCTCCACCGCCAGCAGAACCTGCCGGTCGGCGCCTGA
- a CDS encoding HAMP domain-containing sensor histidine kinase — MTLRRRLVLSIVALVVAVSAVIGAGSIIALASIQTGTIDSQLSKATERASTKFGQGQQGQNGQRPNDDALAPLGQAAGTLTAYYGTGGVAAGIVINEDSSRSQLTTDELQRLGQVKVGVEPATTDLGGALGKYRVAAVQVDNPVVGNAVLVVGLPMSPVYESVWSLLLVVVVVVGLALVAGSVVAAVVVRRSLRPLERVAETASAVARMPLERSDALQDVRVPDADPRTEVGRVGAAFNRMLGHIGGAMQARERSEQKVRQFVADASHELRTPLASVRGYAELTRRMGADLPEDVVYAMSRIESESKRMTSMVEDLLLLARLDEGREIQFDDVDLTGLVLDAVNDAHAASPGHVIEVDVPDEPVEVLGDAARLHQVIVNLVTNARTHTPEGTRITVGIARAADGVDLTVRDTGQGIDPEFLPKLFERFARADSSRSRTVGSTGLGLAIVDAVVQAHGGRVEVTSEPGDTVFTVHLPIAPPSAADGGAADASAGGDLTDWSATPDAAPATT; from the coding sequence GTGACCCTCCGCCGACGGCTGGTCCTCAGCATCGTCGCCCTCGTCGTGGCCGTCAGCGCGGTGATCGGCGCGGGCAGCATCATCGCGCTCGCGTCCATCCAGACCGGCACCATCGACTCCCAGCTGTCGAAGGCGACCGAGCGCGCGAGCACGAAGTTCGGGCAGGGACAGCAGGGGCAGAACGGGCAGCGGCCGAACGACGACGCCCTGGCACCGCTCGGACAGGCGGCGGGCACGCTGACCGCCTACTACGGCACGGGCGGCGTGGCGGCCGGCATCGTCATCAACGAGGACAGCTCGCGCTCGCAACTGACGACGGACGAACTGCAGCGGCTCGGGCAGGTCAAGGTCGGGGTCGAACCCGCGACGACGGACCTCGGTGGTGCGCTCGGGAAGTACCGGGTCGCGGCCGTGCAGGTCGACAACCCCGTCGTCGGCAACGCCGTGCTCGTCGTCGGGCTGCCGATGTCGCCCGTGTACGAGAGCGTCTGGTCGCTGCTCCTCGTGGTCGTGGTGGTCGTCGGACTCGCCCTCGTCGCCGGGTCCGTCGTCGCCGCCGTCGTGGTGCGGCGCTCGCTCCGGCCGCTCGAACGGGTCGCGGAGACCGCGTCCGCCGTCGCCCGCATGCCCCTCGAGCGCAGCGACGCCCTGCAGGACGTGCGGGTCCCCGACGCCGACCCCCGCACCGAGGTCGGTCGGGTCGGTGCCGCGTTCAACCGGATGCTCGGGCACATCGGCGGTGCCATGCAGGCCCGGGAGCGCTCCGAGCAGAAGGTCCGGCAGTTCGTCGCGGACGCCTCGCACGAGCTCCGCACGCCGCTCGCGTCCGTCCGGGGCTACGCCGAGCTCACCCGTCGGATGGGCGCCGACCTGCCCGAGGACGTCGTCTACGCGATGAGCCGCATCGAGTCCGAGTCGAAGCGGATGACGAGCATGGTCGAGGACCTGCTGCTCCTCGCGCGCCTCGACGAGGGCCGGGAGATCCAGTTCGACGACGTCGACCTCACCGGACTCGTGCTCGACGCGGTGAACGACGCCCACGCCGCGTCGCCGGGGCACGTCATCGAGGTGGACGTGCCGGACGAGCCCGTCGAGGTGCTCGGCGACGCAGCACGGCTCCACCAGGTGATCGTCAACCTCGTCACGAACGCCAGGACCCACACCCCCGAGGGCACCCGCATCACGGTGGGGATCGCCCGGGCCGCCGACGGCGTGGACCTCACCGTGCGGGACACCGGGCAGGGCATCGACCCGGAGTTCCTGCCGAAGCTCTTCGAACGGTTCGCCCGCGCCGACAGCTCGCGCTCCCGCACGGTCGGGTCGACCGGGCTCGGGCTCGCCATCGTCGACGCGGTCGTGCAGGCGCACGGCGGGCGGGTCGAGGTGACGAGCGAGCCGGGCGACACCGTGTTCACGGTGCACCTGCCGATCGCGCCGCCGTCGGCGGCCGACGGTGGCGCGGCAGACGCGTCGGCCGGGGGCGACCTGACCGACTGGTCGGCGACGCCCGACGCCGCTCCCGCGACAACCTGA
- a CDS encoding response regulator transcription factor — translation MTISQPAAAPRLTRADGSPLRILVVDDEASLTDLLSMALRYEGWDVKSANGGQDALTTAREWKPDAMVLDVMMPDLDGLQVLSRLRQNNDDTPVLFLTAKDSVEDRVTGLTAGGDDYVTKPFSLEEVVARLRGLIRRSQISISEAGDSRIVVGDLVLDEESYEVSRAGRPIELTATEFELLRFLMRNPRRVLSKAQILDRVWSYDFGGKSSVVEIYISYLRKKIDAGETPMIHTVRGVGYVIKPTS, via the coding sequence GTGACCATCTCCCAGCCTGCCGCAGCCCCGCGCCTCACGCGTGCCGACGGATCCCCGTTGCGCATCCTCGTCGTCGACGACGAGGCCAGCCTCACCGACCTGCTGTCCATGGCGCTCCGCTACGAGGGCTGGGACGTCAAGAGCGCGAACGGCGGACAGGACGCCCTGACCACCGCGCGGGAGTGGAAGCCCGACGCGATGGTGCTCGACGTGATGATGCCGGACCTCGACGGCCTGCAGGTCCTCAGCCGGCTGCGCCAGAACAACGACGACACCCCGGTGCTGTTCCTCACCGCGAAGGACTCCGTCGAGGACCGCGTCACCGGCCTGACCGCCGGCGGCGACGACTACGTCACGAAGCCGTTCTCGCTCGAGGAGGTCGTGGCACGGCTGCGCGGCCTCATCCGTCGCTCGCAGATCTCGATCTCCGAGGCGGGCGACTCCCGCATCGTCGTCGGTGACCTCGTGCTCGACGAGGAGTCGTACGAGGTCTCGCGGGCCGGCCGACCGATCGAGCTCACCGCGACCGAGTTCGAGCTGCTCCGCTTCCTCATGCGGAACCCCCGCCGCGTGCTCTCGAAAGCGCAGATCCTCGACCGCGTGTGGTCGTACGACTTCGGTGGCAAGAGCTCCGTCGTCGAGATCTACATCTCCTACCTGCGCAAGAAGATCGACGCCGGCGAGACCCCGATGATCCACACCGTGCGCGGCGTCGGGTACGTCATCAAGCCGACGTCCTGA
- a CDS encoding PIG-L family deacetylase, with translation MVSFDHREPGTDPARWTSFLDTVRAEPVDPGRFDAVLVVAPHPDDETLGAGGLVATAGDRGLPVEVLLVTRGERSHPDSPTTGEQDLGARREREFRDALAVLDPAAAATSLAVPDGGVREHAEVLRAALHERLTAAPGRVLVVAPWRGDGHRDHRIAGEVTAAVVADAPRAALLEYPVWAWHWDDPDASSAPWDRARALALSSDVLDRKRAALAAHRSQTRPLSPAPGDEAIVDERHAAHHLRPTEWFFAPDAAPVSRSRESFDAHYARKPEGWDFDGSWYERRKRAVTVAALPRERYRSALELGCATGVLTAALTERADRVLGTDISEAPLARARVRAPGARFVRAALPDEWPDGRFDLVVLSEIGYYLAPADLDRTIDRVLGSLDDDGVLVACHWRHPDDGAVSDGDTVDARIAGRWPRPALVRHVEEDFVLSVLPGPAVSSVARSEGLVR, from the coding sequence GTGGTGAGCTTCGACCACCGGGAGCCCGGGACCGACCCGGCGCGGTGGACGTCCTTCCTCGACACGGTCCGCGCCGAGCCGGTCGACCCGGGCCGGTTCGACGCCGTGCTCGTGGTCGCGCCGCACCCCGACGACGAGACCCTCGGCGCCGGCGGCCTCGTCGCGACCGCGGGCGACCGGGGGCTGCCCGTCGAGGTGCTGCTCGTCACCCGCGGCGAGCGCTCCCACCCCGACTCGCCCACCACCGGCGAACAGGACCTCGGCGCGCGTCGGGAGCGGGAGTTCCGGGACGCGCTGGCGGTCCTGGACCCGGCAGCGGCGGCGACGTCGCTCGCGGTGCCGGACGGCGGTGTCCGGGAGCACGCCGAAGTGCTCCGGGCGGCGCTCCACGAACGACTCACCGCCGCACCCGGACGGGTGCTCGTGGTCGCACCGTGGCGCGGCGATGGGCACCGCGACCACCGGATCGCGGGCGAGGTCACGGCCGCCGTCGTCGCCGACGCCCCACGGGCAGCCCTGCTGGAGTACCCGGTCTGGGCCTGGCACTGGGACGACCCGGACGCCTCCTCCGCACCCTGGGACCGTGCTCGCGCGCTGGCGCTGTCGTCGGACGTGCTCGACCGGAAGCGCGCCGCCCTCGCCGCCCACCGTTCGCAGACCCGGCCGCTCTCGCCGGCCCCGGGCGACGAGGCGATCGTGGACGAGCGGCACGCCGCGCACCACCTCCGGCCGACCGAGTGGTTCTTCGCGCCGGACGCCGCCCCGGTGTCCCGCTCGCGGGAGTCGTTCGACGCGCACTACGCCCGCAAGCCCGAGGGCTGGGACTTCGACGGCTCCTGGTACGAACGGCGGAAGCGGGCGGTGACGGTGGCCGCGCTCCCCCGCGAGCGGTACCGGTCCGCCCTCGAGCTCGGCTGTGCCACCGGGGTGCTCACCGCGGCCCTGACCGAGCGGGCCGACCGGGTGCTCGGCACGGACATCTCCGAGGCGCCGCTCGCCCGGGCGCGGGTCCGTGCGCCGGGGGCCCGGTTCGTGCGGGCCGCGCTCCCCGACGAGTGGCCGGACGGACGCTTCGACCTCGTCGTGCTCTCCGAGATCGGCTACTACCTCGCTCCGGCGGACCTCGACCGCACGATCGACCGGGTCCTGGGTTCGCTCGACGACGACGGGGTCCTCGTCGCCTGCCACTGGCGGCACCCGGACGACGGGGCGGTGTCCGACGGCGACACCGTCGACGCCCGGATCGCCGGACGCTGGCCCCGGCCAGCACTCGTCCGGCACGTCGAGGAGGACTTCGTGCTGAGCGTCCTGCCCGGTCCCGCGGTGTCCTCGGTCGCCCGTTCCGAGGGGCTCGTCCGGTGA
- the rplL gene encoding 50S ribosomal protein L7/L12, which produces MAKLSQDELIEAFKELTLIELSDFVKKFEEVFEVTAAAPVAAAAAPGAAAPAEAAEEKTEFDVILKSAGDKKIQVIKEVRGLTSLGLGEAKALVETADAKILEGVNKETADKAKETLEGAGATIELA; this is translated from the coding sequence ATGGCGAAGCTTTCGCAGGACGAGCTCATCGAGGCCTTCAAGGAGCTCACGCTCATCGAGCTCTCGGACTTCGTGAAGAAGTTCGAAGAGGTCTTCGAGGTCACCGCGGCCGCCCCGGTCGCCGCTGCCGCCGCCCCCGGTGCAGCTGCCCCGGCCGAGGCCGCTGAGGAGAAGACTGAGTTCGACGTCATCCTCAAGTCCGCTGGTGACAAGAAGATCCAGGTCATCAAGGAGGTCCGTGGCCTGACGTCGCTCGGCCTCGGTGAGGCCAAGGCGCTCGTCGAGACCGCCGACGCCAAGATCCTCGAGGGTGTCAACAAGGAGACCGCTGACAAGGCGAAGGAGACGCTCGAGGGCGCCGGCGCCACGATCGAGCTCGCGTAG
- a CDS encoding acyl-CoA dehydrogenase, with protein sequence MLHSSAWSAAARDVDVRDVLPPAWRHDAPPAERLAVAQAVAATAPLLSAGTAGPAFAVLAGLAAVDVALARTVEPHLDALGILAQAGVDAPEGSTWGVFAAEAPGVRVTADVTDDGVAVLSGTKPWCSLASSLSHALVTAHVGEERQLFAVDLRQSGVTVHDEAWVARGMPDVPSGPVDLDAVRATPVGAPGWYLTRPGFAWGGIGVAACWWGGAVGLARVLRSLAASRQDSELLQAELGATVADLADAEDALADAAARIDAAAGADSADVVVDWSFEAQVVRSRVRRAVDAVRQRVVATIGPAPLTADPVVAARVADLELYVLQDHGARDLARVGRAVLDRGGVAW encoded by the coding sequence GTGCTGCACTCCTCTGCTTGGTCCGCGGCTGCGCGCGACGTCGACGTCCGGGACGTGCTCCCACCGGCCTGGAGGCACGACGCGCCCCCGGCGGAGCGGCTGGCGGTCGCGCAGGCGGTCGCCGCCACCGCCCCGCTGCTGTCCGCGGGCACGGCGGGCCCGGCCTTCGCGGTGCTCGCGGGGCTCGCCGCGGTCGACGTCGCGCTGGCGCGCACCGTCGAGCCGCACCTCGACGCGCTCGGCATCCTCGCCCAGGCCGGCGTCGACGCACCCGAGGGGTCGACGTGGGGGGTCTTCGCCGCCGAGGCACCGGGCGTCCGGGTCACGGCGGACGTGACCGACGACGGCGTCGCCGTGCTGTCCGGGACGAAGCCGTGGTGCTCGCTCGCGTCGTCGCTCTCGCACGCGCTCGTCACCGCCCACGTCGGCGAGGAGCGGCAGCTGTTCGCGGTCGACCTCCGGCAGAGCGGGGTGACGGTGCACGATGAGGCCTGGGTCGCCCGTGGCATGCCGGACGTGCCGAGCGGGCCGGTCGACCTCGACGCGGTGCGGGCGACGCCGGTCGGGGCACCCGGCTGGTACCTCACCCGTCCGGGGTTCGCGTGGGGTGGCATCGGCGTCGCGGCGTGCTGGTGGGGCGGTGCGGTCGGGCTCGCCCGTGTGCTCCGGTCCCTCGCGGCGTCACGGCAGGACTCCGAGCTGCTGCAGGCGGAGCTGGGTGCCACGGTCGCCGACCTCGCGGACGCGGAGGACGCCCTCGCCGACGCGGCCGCACGGATCGACGCCGCGGCCGGTGCCGACTCGGCCGATGTCGTCGTGGATTGGTCGTTCGAGGCGCAGGTCGTGCGGTCTCGGGTCCGACGCGCGGTCGACGCCGTCCGACAGCGGGTCGTCGCGACCATCGGCCCGGCGCCGCTCACCGCCGACCCCGTGGTCGCGGCGCGCGTGGCGGACCTCGAGCTCTACGTGCTGCAGGACCACGGCGCGCGCGACCTCGCCCGGGTCGGCCGTGCGGTGCTCGACCGTGGCGGTGTCGCGTGGTGA